The following nucleotide sequence is from Corylus avellana chromosome ca7, CavTom2PMs-1.0.
CAGAATCTGTAGCTTAAAGGGGGTGTTAATTTATCTTCCAGGTGTAAAACATGTGGCTGGAGATATGTTCGAAAGTTTTCCAAAAGGAGATGCCACAATTTTGAAggtgaattttcaattttgtatctTTTTGGCATTGTTCCTTACTTTTATTGTTGACTTAATTAAggcttatttttctctttcgcTTAGAAACATTTAGCAAATAAATTTGTAGCATGGAAAAAGATTGTTTGACTGCCCATCTATTGATGTTGTAATGGCATTACTACAAGAATGCAATAATGACGtcctatcactacaaaaaaaacaaagtttagtaacgcttggaatagaggcgctttaataaaacatccccttataaggacgttttattgtgtaaacgacacaaaataaaattagcaacgccTGCGCAGAAAAACGTCCCCTTAATTCGGGACATTCCAATAGGACATGCcccaatttagttaattaagtgNNNNNNNNNNNNNNNNNNNNNNNNNNNNNNNNNNNNNNNNNNNNNNNNNNNNNNNNNNNNNNNNNNNNNNNNNNNNNNNNNNNNNNNNNNNNNNNNNNNNcttttttattattttgttttttatttatttttaaaagtaaaataataaaataataatattttttttaatgtgcacGTGGCAGGTCGATGGCCTTGAAAATTCTAGCCAAGAACTGAAGCCTCTTCGgttcattttggactggagaggattcTTGTCCAGCAATCTTCTGGTTTGTACTAACTTTTATAAACGTTTATTTCTTCATCTTTTGAGTAATAAATGCCCCATAGCgctttgttttatgttttccatCTAAACAATGTTCATGACTCTTGAGTCTCTGAGGGGTTCAATTCCCCTTGTTCCTTGGCAGCGACAGTTTTGGCTTTACATCAGTCATTGAAAGGTTTTTTCATCTACACCTTGGGCTTTGTGTTCGAGCAATACTGGGCTCTTAATGGGTCACAAGGAGGCCAGTTGGGGCAGCCTAGCCCATCACATCCCTACTTGAATCGGATATTTGATAGAATTTTATCACAATCCCACTTTTGTTCCTGCTAAAGCCTATCCtgtttttatctctttcaaagAACTGGTTGGTGCAGGAGTGGAGATGAGCTCACTCGCATTTTCAGTCGGGATTGTGAATCCCAGAAAGTTCAGCACAAAATTACCcagaaaaaaatttggttcGACAGAAGCATCAAACATCAATTTCTCAAGCCAACCCCAGCAGAGCTACTGGAGTAGTAGCTCTTCGGCTCCTGTCCTCCAACAAAATGTGAACCCGCCTCTCCTCGGGAGAAGAGAAACACTTGGTTTCGGCTTCTCATTTTGCTTTCTTGATGTTCTCCTGCAACCAGAAGCCATTGCAGCAGCCAACGCGCCTCCATGTGAGCTCACAGTAGCTCCCTCAGGCCTCGCCTTCTGCGATAAAGTTGTAGGAACTGGCCCTGAGGCTGTCAAGGGACAGCTCATTAAGGTGATATGtagttttatccttcttttcTAAGCTTCCAGATTATGACGAGATCGAGATAATTGCATtctttgtatgtatgtatgctatTAATCGAGTGCTTAAAAACCCAGTTTTGCTAATATGTATGTATGATTGCTATATGTCGTAAGTGATATGATTCAGTGGATGGAGTGATGAACAGGCACATTATACTGGGAAATTGGAGAATGGTACGGTTTTTGATAGCAGCTACAATCGTGGGATGCCTCTTTCATTTCGTATCGGTGTTGGTGAGgtatatattaaatcactacttttaatcaatattttaactttGCATACGTTTTAAACACTTCACAACAATCATTTGCTAGGTTGGTATTTTCCTGAAGGCTGAGAAGTGACCTCTGTTTTCTTATGGGTTGATTAATTATGGctttgtgattttaaatatGTGAACATCATACTCAAAAGTTGACTTTGATGGATGTTATTATAGGTCATCAAGGGCTGGGACCAAGGTATTCTAGGAGGTGATGGAGTCCCCCCAATGCTTGCTGGTACAAAGAGAAAGAATCCATGAAAATTCCATTCTTTTTtcattgtaatttaattttgtagcacactttttaaagtttatttgGTCTTGCTTTATTTAGGGGGAAAACGCACACTAAAGCTTCCTCCAGAACTGGCATACGGCATGAGAGGGGCTGGGTGCAAAGGAGGTAAGCAGTCatcttttataaaagaaaatttcttcatgCGTAAATTTCCTTTGTACATGTAAAAGTAGCTTAATcctaatgttttatatataaataataagatttagggaaattatatataaagtccttaggtcaacgcgctttgATTAAAAATTccctaagtgtttttttttccgGAAATTGACTCCATGGGTTAATCGAAAAGTACAATAAATTCCCTACtgtcaaaaattttaacagcCATTAaggccactcaaaactccccgttttatctgattaaaatattaattttttattaatttaatttaaaaaattaaatcttaaaaaaaaaaattaaagggtggcccaacccctatggggtggccgtaagccaccccagggcaaaccacccttggggtggcttACGGGttacggccaccccataggggttggggggtggccaggggtggcgcccctggccacccttcaattttttttttttttaagatttttttaaaaattaaattaataaaaaattaatattttaatcaaataaaacgGAGAGTTTTGAGTGGTCTTAACAgctgttaaaatttttgacggtagggagtttattgTAATTTTCGATTAACCCAAGgagtcaatttttgaaaaaaaatacttagGAAGTTTTTAATCAAAgtgcgttgacctaaggagtttatatataatttccctaagATTTAACAATGGCAGTATCTTAAATTTTTTCAGCATATTTTGTATGTTGCAGGTTCTTGTATTATTCCTCCAGATTCGGTTCTTCTGTTTGATGTAGAGTTCATTGGCAAGGTATGAGAAGTAGTTGCCCCAAAGAAAGTGTCTACATCAATCAGTTTTTGGCTTTctccaatttttatttgtaaagttgaagagaaaaatcaagaaaGCACAAATGTTTCATCCCTGAATAGCATTCATGCTTGCACTGTTGCACACATTTGTCAATTAGAGACCCAAAAGACAGACCTTATATCATTATTAAGTAAATACATTTTGAAAGTGAGTTGAAGGTTTGACCCTTTGagtgcaaataattttttgggattATGCTTACGAGCAAAAGCTCGAGTTTTACCTGACTCGTGTGGAAGAAACGCTTTACACAATGTCCTAAAAATCAAGTTTTACCCAATTCGTATGAAAAGAGTGCTTTTCTCATCATTAGAACATTAGACGCCTCGTTTACTAAATATTGGGTGTTGAAAGCGCTATTAATGGTTGAAGTGACAATGATAGAAGGTGTTTGATAAAAATGATAACTTGCAATAGTAACGATAATGATAGTGGTAATGTGAATAGTGATACTAATGATGGTAATTCAATTGCATTGGATTTGGGGACGAAATTAGAATTTATCATCGGAATACCAAAGCATAAATGAAGTGTAAAGCTTAATTTTAATAGGGCTAAGTCTAATTTTTGtctgaaaaattgaaaaaaaaaaaaacattaacacgtttttcaaaataaattataaaattctattcaaaacttaaaacacttcttaaaaaataaaacacaacatatattttgtaaagaaaaaaataacttaaatatgttaaagaaaatagttttatttttcatttttcttttattttataaaaatatatatatatttttcatttttcaattttacaaaatattattccaaaattttatcaaacaaaatttcaacttttctcAAATATGACCTCCACCAAATAAATTCTCaacttttacattttcaaacttaaaaaacgCAAAACACCTCTCAAAATTTTACCTAACTCTAAGATCTTTCGGCCCAAGTTGAAACCCcgattattgttttaaaaaatgactataAAGGAGAGAGTCATTATTATATCTTGTagtgttttaaattttagttagaGTTCTTGTAGTATTTGTAGTGgcaaattgtaaaaagaaaaaggaaaataagaaaacaaaaaaagaaaaaaaaaaagaaaagaaagaaaacaataaaagtgGAACAGGAAAATCCTTATCCAAGATGGGAGGACAAGCTCCGAAGCAGCCAAACGGACCCGAATATATGCGAATCCAGAAATCATAGccctcttttatttatttcaaaccCTAGCGCCCCCGAAAGACAAATCGAAAGACTAGCGAAGGCGgtggttgaagaagaagaagaagaagaagcgatGGCGAAGTCAATGAGGTCGAAGAAATTGAAGAGGCTTCGAGCGATTCGGAGAGAGATGGTGGAGCCCTACTACGACAACAAAGATGTTGCTAAGCTCGCTGCTCAGGAGGCTGCCCTCGCCGCCCCTAAGCTCCCCGCCCGTCCCACTTCTACCAACACAGATACCACTACAACCTCAAACGCTATGGgtaacctctctctctctctctctctatgcttATTATCCAGTTTCTGGAGTTCAATGATTTGCCTGGTATTCAATATTTCCCTATTGTTGATGGTGTTGTGAGTAGTAGTTTATAGTTTTACAAAATTATGTGCACTTGCATTTGGGGTTTTTCATGCTAGTTTGTGATTTTCTGTGTAGCCCATTTTGGCTTATGATGTAGAACCCATTACCCACCAACACATCAACGCCAGTATTCATGTCCTGCCATAATGATATGTTTCAATTCTTATAGAATGACCGGATGATACCCCTTATGATTCCTCAGTATACGCAGGAATGGcaaaagggggagaaaaaaaaaatggaagcttTGTACTGAATGAATTGTGCTACGCTAGTTTCTTATGTTGGATTCCTCGAGTCTACCATCTATTTTTGTTCTGACCAAGTTCTCTCTGTGAAACCGTTTTAGTTATTTCTTAAGGAGGAAACAGATACTTGTATTTCTTAGCAACAAGCTTATTGAGGCTCTTATCACACCCAAACTTGTTTTGAtttacaagtatatatatagacccCATCTGCAGCTCGAATTCTCACCTCGGTTTTTTTACGCAAAAGATAAAAACTGCACTCCAACTGAGCGCTACTTTTCAAACTCAGTAATATTAGGAAATaattggctttgtttggtaatgtgttttgggggcacttcttgtttttggtttcacataaaggtgaaaactgcttcttctttttttggtgttttgaggaCTAATTTGCCAGCCAATGGATAGATGTTTGTGTTGGATGGCGTAGATGACAACCAGGGAGTCTCCGTCAATGATGATGTTGTTCTTTATCCCCAATTCTGTTGCTTGTTCTTTATCCCCAATTTTGTTGCTTTCTAGATGGCTAGAAGCCGAAGGGCGGCTTTGGCTTCTCCCATGTTGGGGTTAGAGTGGGCTTTCTCTCAGCTTATTATGGGGCATTATCTGCTCTCAAGTGAATATGTAAATTTCGCAATTGACAGAAAATGAGAATGAGTGACACCCTTTCCCACCCATGTAACAAGCGGTGTATCTATTTGCCAAAGCGATTGAATTATGAGTAATGCGATATACTACACCTCCATCCCATTTCTCTTTTACTTGACTGACGTGGCAGTGCccattagcatttgattttttttttttttttaataaaggtgATGTGGACAATGCCACATCAACCCTGGAGGATGGGATttatacttcaatttttttagttataaGAATGAAATATTAAATCCATGAAGAGGACATTTcattgaaattcaaaacaaggaaaaaaaaaaaaaagaagaaaaaataaatcgcaatcaaaattttcttgagtGTTGCTATCATGAGGATACCCATCGTTACGTTACATTgactcattttgttttttgaggtACTTTGGAAAATGTAAGTTCACGTACTCTTTAGATTTAGAAAATTTATCACATTATgcttgatttttataaaatgtttgcAAAATTTTATGCATCGCAAGCAAAATACAGAAAATGAGAAGTTTAACAAAAAGCCATTGATTTTCTAATAATTGTACTATTTTGATTTCTTACTTCCTTTTTCTTGGCAACTAAACATAGCATAGGTGCTTACagttttgaaattaattgtGCTATTTTGATTTCCTGCCCTTCATTTTTTCTACTTGGATTGAAGTAATTTACGAATAGCATGGTTAGGTTCATACTATTGATCTCAATTTATTCAGTCATTTTATGGTGACTTTACTTATTCTATGGAATTATCACAAGTTGATTTTTTGGTGATCAATTGTATTGTATGTGGAAATGATTTTGCATTCAAAATCTAGTAAGAATGGAACTTGACTATGTGAATATACTGCCCGATTTTGCTCCATCTGCAATTAGTTTTTGTTCATCTCTAATGCCTGTcagcattttcaattttgatgatTTGGATTTTCTCTCCATCATTTGACAGATGTGGAGATAGCTGATGGGAATCAAAGCATGCATTCTTTAAAGCCTGCTGGTGGAATAGGGAAGAAGTTCAAAAGGAAATTCAAGATGGGTAAAGGCAAGCGCCGTGGTAAGGGCATCAGGAGGAAGCACCATATTTGATTCCATAACAGATACTGGTAATTGATATTTCTCCTACTATACTAATGGTATCAAGTGGCCTGTGGGCAATCTTGGTAGTTCTAAGATAGGTATATTTTGTATTCTGATTTTGTTGAGTGACATGAATGTAGactatcctttttcttttatcacaACTTATAAATATGGATGAATGACTTTTTTCCCCTTGCACACAGAAAATTTTAGTGGATTGAAGGACATGTGTACCTATATTCAACTAACTGTTTTACCAAACAGTGTTGGAACAAGTACAAAGTTGTGTAAAAACTTAGGGAAGCCACAGTTCTTACGGAGGAAGCTAAATTATGAAGTCCAAGTTAGTGTTTTAACTGAAAACAAGATGCTACAACAGTCTCATTTATAAACAATGTTAAGCATGCGACTTTTGTTTTGAATGAGAATGATTTAAGTAGAGATGCACATGCTGATGCAGTTTTATTGGCAATAGCTGCATCTGGATTATGCATTGATCAATTTTAGGTAACTGTATTTGCATCACGTGGTTACTAATCATTATTTGTGTGGTTATTGCGGTTATTGAATGCTATTATTAATAGCTATTCGCATATCAAGTAATGGGCCTTTTGGGCCTTCTTTGGATCTCTATTATGGCATATTTTATATGcgtttgaaaatgtttttaaccctgttttagtgttttttttaagcCATAATGTTTTAGATGAAATTCATATCTTGATTCCACATTTCAgcttaaaaataacaaagaaaatacaaataccCCATAATGTGTTCATCCACAAAATACAAACATACAAATTACAAAGGGCTATTGTTCAAATGTAAATccaacaacattacaaatccAGCTAAcattttacaaattcaaaacaaaaaaaacatgattaaaGTCTAAATGTAACACATTCAAAAGCGGATGATGAATTTGTTGCAAAGACTAAAATCTTCTTTGGATTCAAGGCTAAATTTCACTACGTCTATGGTATCAGAATGTCCAACTTTTTCCcttcaaagaatatatattgtCGAAGTACCAATCCAGTAACTcttaagtaataataataataataaaaaattttctcttctGAAAGACTGAAAAAGAATGAATTAGAATGAGGTTTTTTTAATAGCGGAAGCATGGAGCTGATGCATCAATTTATAGCTCATCATTTTCTGGATGACAATATTAGTTTCGGTAATGTAATATTAAGAAAGATGGTAATTAAGACCCTAAAATGGGACCATATGAACAAATGGTTATTAGAAAATGGGATGCAATAAAAGAGAGAATGCCTCGCACAATTGTAAAATCATTCATATGTATGACTTTAACACATGAAGATTGGAGCATATGTTATTACAACAACCTGAAAAACTTATAAGACATAAATAATGCATATGAAGGAAAAACTCCAATACTCATATAGCTTCAACATCTCTCTGACTTGACCTTCTTTAGCATGCGAACAATTTTGACGTTAACGAACACAACAATCCTatctttcaaattatcaaaacttTGAAAGTAAGCTTGTCTCCATGATGTTTTGACAATTAGTGTGCCATAAACTTCCCAAAATCCAACAATAAACCCAGCTGCCATGCTAATGTAGAATGATAAGCACTCaattttccttctattttcGTTGGCTACTCTGTTACCACCATTTGAAGTTACTCTAGGTTTAGTTTCATCCTCTGAACACTTGGTTGAAAGTGGAGGCCCACAGAGTAAAGAGTTACCTTCGTAGATAGAAGAATCATTAAGTGTTAGAAGTTGATTCTCACTTGGAATTTTTTCAGACAAGTTGTTGAATGACAAATTCAAGTGACTTAAGAAGGTCAAAGAAGACAAGCTTTCAGGGATAGGACCATAAAGCTCATTCACTGGGAGATCAAGTGTTTTTAACATGTGTAAATTCCCCATTTTTTTAGGAATTCTTCCAGTGAGATGATTCATTAATAAATTCATGTTGACCAATCTTAAGAGGCTTGTTATATTATCTAGTATTTCTCCTGATAAACGATTAGCCGAAAGGTCTATGAAATAGACAAgataaataatttcattataATATAAACGTTCGCTTCCTTTAGAAATTAACTCCATTTGATCACCATAGCTCTCAACAATTTCTCCATTGTTGTAATTACTCAAGTTCCCTAAACATTGAGCGATTGCTCCAGAAAAATCATTATCTGCAAGGTCCATGATCTCAAGACTTGAAAGAAGACATAATTGTTGTGGTATGTGCCCGTGGAACAAGTTAGACCTTAGGCTTAACCTCAACAAAGTTGAAAAACTTTCTCCTATCCATGCTGGAAGTTTTCCAAAGAATTGTTTCCTCCAAGATCAAGGCTGGTCAGGTTTCTATAATTtctaaagaaagaaggaagctCCCCTTCAAGATGATTTTGGTGCAGTAATAATAGCTTTAGTGAACTCAAATGTTGCATTGAACTTGGAATATTGCCAAATATATTGTTTTCTGCTAAGTTCAACACCAATAACTCCTGTAAATCCTTCCAATAAGGGGGAAGTTTTCCGGGTAGAGAATTGTTTCTCAAAACAAGGCCTCTCAATTTTTTAGCTTTCCAATAGAATGGGGAAGTTTACCAGTAATTGGATTTGAAGATAGGTCCAACCAAGATGACTTGGGCAATGCAATAGCTCAACCATGTTTTCAGGAATAGGGccataaaacatattattcTTGAGATGTATCCAACCAAGATTTGCATGTTTTCCAATTGAATATATCTCAGCATAAAAGGAGGAAACCAATCATATTTGACATCTAAAACCAATGTCCATTTCGTAGAATATTTTGCAGACAAGCCCAGAGATTTTAGTCGGgtgagattttgaaaatgagcCTAAGTTAGGACACCTTCCCATGACTTTTGAAGAAGTTTCAACAAAACAAGCATTGATAGTTTCCCAATGCTTTTTGGAATGATTCCTTTCATTTGAAAACTCGAGAGGTCAACTGTTTGCAATGACAGCAAGTTTCCAATAGAATCTGGAATTGAACCCGAAACAGAGTTTTGAGAGAGGTAAATAGTCTTCAACTTCTTGAGTCTTCTTAATGAATGAGGCAAGTTCCCCCCAAGCAACACATTTGTACTCAAGTCCAGATACTCAGGGCTACTGTTGGGACATTGAGACAAGCCTTCCACAAACTCAGTTACCTCCCCACTTATATTGCTGTattgcatatttaatgtttgcaaCTTGCAAAGGTTGGCGAATGAGCTTGGTATCTTTCCAATAAATAGTTGCAGCTAAATCCAAGTTACGAAAGTTTGTTAGATGTCCCAGACCAACTGGAATAGCACCTCTAAACCAACTGGACCCAAGATTGATTGTTAAAAGCCCTCCCAAATTTGACAACCAGTGAGGTATGAAGGAGTCAAAATATTTGTAAGAGAGATCAAGGACTGAAAGCAATGTGAAGTTGATGGAGGAAAGAGAGTGAGGAAGACTAGCGAGTTCTCAATCACCTAGGTGTAACTCCACCAAGGAAGGGAGCATATTAACTGCATCAAGCCAATCCGGAACATTCTTAAGATTTACATCTCCCAAATTGAGGTAcctaagagaaggaaaaccaaCAAACCACTCTATGCTTTTCACTTCCAATCTTGGAAAGGGAATGACCATGCCGATGACAAATGAAAATGACATTGAGATCTAGATATTGCAGCCTTGATAGATTCCCAAGATGGGAAGGAATAGCTCCGGCAAACATTGAGAAAGAGATTGAGATACCTCAAATTCTCGAAGGAACCCAAAAACTTCGGAATATTGTATCCATTAAAATTATTCAAGCTTAGGTCCAGATAACTCAAGTTCTTTAGATTGAGTAAAGAAGAACTTATCTTACCCCCGAGGCATAACTTCTTGTAAGCTTTTGATATTTCATCACAATGGTACTCATATTTAGTTTGTGAATAATATTCTCcttcttctaaaaaataaaattcactcACCGAAAATGGATTTTTGAGTTCAAGCTTGATGACATGTCTTGTGCTATTGTCACAGCTAACGCCAATCCAAGTGCAGCAATCATCACCAACCCAAGAAGAGAGACAACCGGATCAGTGGCGGAGCTAGCcattttatattgggggtgccgctaaaatttttttggcgtcttaaaattttttttcaccctaaaaatttggtaattcacataatatatgcattacaaaaaatatctataaaagttcataaatatgtgctcaaattgatatattagaaatgtaacatgtcgacactatatcaaaaagacagaaatacaaaaaaaaaaaaaaaaagtgtctagaactgcactttacggtctcttagaagtacaaaaccatcaagtatcgaatctaaatcgaagctctcaacaatttccctttcaatatagagaacaaaattatttgcaagaaaattatCCTCCATTTTGCTGCGAAGTCgagttttaacaattttcattgctgaaaatgctcgttcggtagttgTTATAGACACTGGAAGAGTCAAAACAAGACGAATCAATAAGATAATATGTCCTTGATTTTTCCGTctttgccaatccttggcataattctgcaatggaagacaaattttgtaGTGTCAGATCAGTAAGCACATCGAGTTCAAAATACTTCAACtgatatctcaaattaattttctcctaCTCAGAGAGCggtttagagatttttttttttttgggtgcggGAGAAGGGTTGCCGTGGGTCACTGGGTTAAATGGGGATGGGGGTGCGCGGGAGAAGGGTGGTCTTGGGTAATgggtaggtaaaattgtaaaaataattttttattttttatttatttttttttattttgagggtgccgtgggttaaaaataaataaattaaaatccttgggggtgccCCCAAGGggtaacgtggctccgccactggacCCGATGGATCAGTAAGACTTTCTTTGAAGCTAGGAAGTgattttctctccatctctgaGCATCTGAAAATAGGGCTTTCGGTGCATGAAATAAGTTTAATAACTTGTAGGTAGGATACAGTTCCAAGTAGAGAGACGAAAAAAATCTTATGGAAATGAACAATAGACATAAAGAAGTGGGTTCTAACCATTTTGCTAGTGAAATGCATGTGATGCTACATGCATGGATTCGACTATTTATTCTTGCCAATAAGGTTGGTAGAGTTAGACATGTTATGTggcattaaataaataataaactcaacatTTATTCAATTCAAAACCATTAAGTACTTCAGCtttcaatatataattgtatcTCAACTTGTTAAGTGGTTGTAAGAGtcctcatattttatttaacattttgATGTGATGAAACCACTAAGGACTTTCTAAGTATCCACT
It contains:
- the LOC132187692 gene encoding peptidyl-prolyl cis-trans isomerase FKBP13, chloroplastic-like — protein: MSSLAFSVGIVNPRKFSTKLPRKKFGSTEASNINFSSQPQQSYWSSSSSAPVLQQNVNPPLLGRRETLGFGFSFCFLDVLLQPEAIAAANAPPCELTVAPSGLAFCDKVVGTGPEAVKGQLIKAHYTGKLENGTVFDSSYNRGMPLSFRIGVGEVIKGWDQGILGGDGVPPMLAGGKRTLKLPPELAYGMRGAGCKGGSCIIPPDSVLLFDVEFIGKV
- the LOC132186634 gene encoding receptor-like protein 35, encoding MASSATDPVVSLLGLVMIAALGLALAVTIAQDMSSSLNSKIHFRYLNLGDVNLKNVPDWLDALQLFIGKIPSSFANLCKLQTLNMQYSNISGEVTEFVEGLSQCPNSSPEYLDLSTNVLLGGNLPHSLRRLKKLKTIYLSQNSVSGSIPDSIGNLLSLQTVDLSSFQMKGIIPKSIGKLSMLVLLKLLQKSWEAWIGESFSTLLRLSLRSNLFHGHIPQQLCLLSSLEIMDLADNDFSGAIAQCLGNLSNYNNGEIVESYGDQMELISKGSERLYYNEIIYLVYFIDLSANRLSGEILDNITSLLRLVNMNLLMNHLTGRIPKKMGNLHMLKTLDLPVNELYGPIPESLSSLTFLSHLNLSFNNLSEKIPSENQLLTLNDSSIYEGNSLLCGPPLSTKCSEDETKPRVTSNGGNRVANENRRKIECLSFYISMAAGFIVGFWEVYGTLIVKTSWRQAYFQSFDNLKDRIVVFVNVKIVRMLKKVKSERC
- the LOC132187638 gene encoding uncharacterized protein LOC132187638; translation: MAKSMRSKKLKRLRAIRREMVEPYYDNKDVAKLAAQEAALAAPKLPARPTSTNTDTTTTSNAMDVEIADGNQSMHSLKPAGGIGKKFKRKFKMGKGKRRGKGIRRKHHI